One region of Labrus bergylta chromosome 23, fLabBer1.1, whole genome shotgun sequence genomic DNA includes:
- the LOC109984601 gene encoding plexin-C1, whose amino-acid sequence MILLPALLILWGEAAQCLEEDGRFHLKGDLRHFAVANGTVYIATEEMLYQLNHDLTLVRSLSQRGFLAHIPGKDDLKLNRSSDMGNVTFSVNVLLPHVADENVIVCGVIDKGCGCGCGYCELLDLKNIANVLYWEQIEVGSLLRSSASVSRLVSVETRTRAETYILTAVQQYKNTKTGCPPLSDAVNLRNTNNNQPGQIFSMNSEAIGRPKIIREDDVEFVDGFQIHSIIYLFSNLPSKDRNNKVRLLWLEGKGGKHQTVKSLRGATLRVSDGEKGLRLIASSVIPGGPPVLWCGVFSVDGGQTNTELVLFDISPDLTRGQDMDPDFCFNCGSKKEEEPKTLKPKKVIFRKNYMTSVLAVRQKNWMVFFIGTGDGQLIKLAVDKKYQTTCSRVLFKTSDDHKVFQTLHLDQVDLKHVYVPFQNQINRVPVSKCSTYKTLQECWSAQDPYCVWCGSDKSCTFEDDCKGSDWLSIPDDSQQKMVSYKVAQENTGQITLTIQMHLSVGESALSNFICQLEHFKMKNPELQFPQCTFILENITFPAQGLPIKLKVGFGTTELLERLNLLNCTKISGPPTSVLCRQCIDAGCGWTTNGCSWANKGVGNDSVCQMMESWMNFSRPQISSITPSVVSFYGRNNAVLKGFNLSSVIRVRFQADCTPQEFPVWDNTGENLTFHIPSAENKGVVKVCLLLPDGSCHGSAKITYRSAPSCTSISPKSTWISGNRKIKLMGSLLELVEAIKHSKVLQEVRLPNHDTYQALQTLTYDSPAATNAYWTFSSTLSLKVANETLPCSTTITYYPDPEFTSFSSTMTGDDVRITIQKNADKLGMNITELSVWGIHEENRHPCIMVDQETNDETEIEFFSCEIRNTRITKFRELEIQYGEKTISLKSTFQKFQELEIEFGHTMVNLKLVTTLYIVMLLLLVLIPVVLIALIVIICWSKQKKFTSKNKTVVEDLELRQVVLPYPSSPDH is encoded by the exons ATGATCCTCCTGCCTGCTCTGTTAATTCTTTGGGGAGAAGCGGCTCAGTGCCTGGAGGAGGATGGAAGATTTCACTTAAAGGGAGACCTCCGTCACTTCGCCGTGGCCAATGGCACGGTTTACATCGCTACTGAGGAGATGCTGTACCAACTAAACCACGACCTGACTCTGGTCCGGAGTCTGAGCCAGAGAGGATTCTTGGCACACATTCCTGGCAAAGATGACCTGAAGTTAAACCGATCTTCTGATATGGGGAATGTTACGTTCAGTGTCAACGTGTTATTGCCGCATGTTGCAGACGAAAATGTGATAGTGTGCGGTGTTATTGATAAGGGGTGCGGGTGTGGGTGCGGTTATTGTGAACTGTTGGACTTGAAGAACATTGCCAATGTGCTGTACTGGGAACAAATCGAGGTAGGCTCTTTGTTGCGCAGCAGTGCGTCCGTGAGCCGCCTGGTGAGTGTGGAGACTCGGACCCGGGCAGAGACTTACATTCTCACCGCCGTGCAGCAATACAAGAATACAAAGACAGGCTGCCCACCTTTGTCAGATGCAGTGAACCTTCGTAACACGAATAACAATCAACCAGGACAAATATTTTCTATGAATAGCGAAGCGATAGGACGTCCTAAAATCATACGGGAAGACGATGTGGAGTTTGTGGATGGATTTCAGATTCATTCCATCATCTATCTTTTCTCCAATCTGCCctcaaaagacagaaacaacaaagtCCGTCTCCTTTGGCTTGAAGGCAAAGGAGGCAAACATCAGACTGTGAAGTCACTCCGGGGCGCAACTCTCAGAGTCTCTGATGGAGAGAAAGGACTCAGACTGATCGCCTCCTCGGTGATCCCGGGCGGTCCGCCGGTGCTCTGGTGCGGCGTGTTCAGTGTGGACGGAGGACAAACCAACACCGAGCTGGTGCTGTTCGACATCAGCCCTGATCTCACCAGAGGGCAAGATATGGACCCGGACTTCTGCTTTAACTGTGGTTctaagaaagaggaggag CCAAAGACACTGAAGCCGAAGAAGGTGATCTTCAGGAAGAACTACATGACTTCTGTGCTGGCAGTGAGACAGAAAAACTGGATGGTTTTCTTCATCGGGACGGGAGATGGGCAGCTCATTAAG CTTGCTGTGGACAAGAAGTACCAGACCACGTGTTCCAGAGTGCTCTTCAAAACCAGTGACGACCACAAAGTGTTTCAGACATTACATCTAGATCAGGTGGATCTTAAACATGTGTACGTGCCATTTCAAAACCAG aTAAATCGTGTTCCAGTGTCAAAGTGCAGCACTTACAAAACATTGCAGGAATGTTGGTCTGCACAGGATCCATACTGTGTTTGGTGCGGATCTGACAAAAG CTGTACGTTTGAAGATGACTGCAAAGGCTCAGACTGGCTGTCCATTCCTGATGATTCTCAACAGAAGATGGTTTCATACAAAGTTGCACAGGAAAACACTGGACAG ATCACACTTACCATCCAGATGCATCTGTCGGTGGGAGAGAGTGCACTTTCTAACTTCATCTGTCaattagaacattttaaaatgaaaaacccTGAACTACAGTTCCCACAGTGCACCTTCATACTTGAAAATATTACATTTCCTGCTCAAG GACTGCCTATTAAACTTAAGGTTGGATTTGGGACGACAGAGCTGTTAGAACGGCTGAACCTTCTCAACTGCACCAAAATTAGTGGACCACCAACATCTGTCTT GTGTCGGCAGTGCATTGATGCTGGGTGTGGCTGGACCACAAACGGATGTTCTTGGGCCAATAAAGGAGTaggaaat GACAGTGTTTGCCAGATGATGGAGTCATGGATGAACTTCTCA agaCCACAGatctcctccatcactcccAGTGTTGTGTCCTTCTACGGCAGAAACAATGCAGTGTTGAAGGGTTTTAACCTCAGTTCTGTGATCAGAGTGAGGTTCCAGGCAGACTGCACACCACAAGA GTTTCCTGTTTGGGACAACACTGGTGAAAATCTGACCTTTCACATTCCCAGTGCAGAAAATAAAGGAGTAGTCAAAGTATGCCTTCTCCTCCCAGATGGCAGTTGCCATGGCAGCGCCAAAATCACCTACCGATCGGCACCATCCTGCACGAGCATTTCACCCAAAAGCACTTGGATAAG TGGAAACCGGAAGATCAAATTAATGGGATCTCTCCTGGAGCTTGTGGAAGCTATCAAACACAGCAAAGTCCTGCAGGAAGTCAGACTGCCCAATCACGACACCTATCAG GCTCTACAGACTCTCACCTATGACTCACCTGCAGCTACAAATGCTTACTGGACTTTTTCGAGCACTTTGTCTCTGAAAGTAGCAAATGAAACCTTGCCCTGTTCCACAACAATAACCTACTACCCAGACCCTGAGTTTACAAGCTTCTCTTCTACAATGACAGGGGACGATGTCCGCATCACCATACAG AAAAATGCAGACAAACTAGGGATGAACATAACAGAGTTGTCTGTGTGGGGCATTCATGAAGAAAACCGACACCCCTGCATCATGGTGGACCAAGAAACCAATGATGAGACTGAGATTGAATTTTTCAGCTGTGAGATCCGAAACACTCGCATTACAAAATTTCGGGAGTTAGAG ATACAGTATGGAGAAAAAACAATAAGTCTTAAATCTACATTCCAAAAATTTCAGGAGTTAGAG ATAGAGTTTGGACACACAATGGTGAACCTTAAATTGGTAACAACTTTGTACATTGTGATGCTGCTACTCCTTGTGCTGATACCTGTCGTTCTAATTG CTTTAATAGTGATCATCTGCTGGAGCAAACAGAAGAAGTTCACCTCGAAGAATAAGACGGTTGTGGAGGACCTTGAGCTGAGACAAG ttgtccttCCATATCCATCATCTCCTGATCACTAG